A genomic stretch from Enterobacter dykesii includes:
- the lolB gene encoding lipoprotein insertase outer membrane protein LolB, whose translation MTRLIRLLPLAALVLTACTVTQPKGPGKSPDSPQWRQHQQDVRNLNQYQTRGAFAYLSDEQKVYARFFWQQTGQDNYRLLLLNPLGSTELELIAKPGEAQITDNKGQHYTATDAEEMIGKLTGMPIPLNSLRQWILGLPGDATDYTLDDQYRLSQVNYTQNGKTWKVVYSAYDSKSKPSLPSNMELTQGSQRIKLKMDNWIVK comes from the coding sequence ATGACCCGACTGATTCGCCTGCTGCCGCTGGCAGCACTGGTTCTGACCGCCTGTACCGTCACCCAACCAAAAGGCCCGGGCAAAAGCCCTGATTCACCGCAGTGGCGTCAGCACCAGCAGGACGTCCGTAATTTGAACCAGTACCAGACCCGCGGCGCTTTCGCTTATCTCTCTGACGAACAGAAGGTTTATGCCCGCTTTTTCTGGCAGCAGACCGGTCAGGACAATTACCGCCTGCTGCTGCTGAACCCGCTGGGCAGCACCGAACTGGAGCTTATCGCCAAGCCGGGTGAAGCGCAGATCACCGATAACAAAGGCCAGCACTATACCGCGACCGATGCCGAAGAGATGATTGGCAAGCTGACCGGGATGCCAATCCCGCTCAACAGCCTGCGCCAGTGGATCCTTGGCCTGCCGGGTGATGCCACCGACTACACCCTGGACGATCAATATCGTCTGAGCCAGGTGAACTACACCCAGAACGGCAAAACCTGGAAAGTGGTGTACAGCGCCTATGACAGCAAGAGCAAACCGTCGCTGCCATCGAATATGGAACTGACCCAGGGCAGCCAGCGCATCAAGCTGAAAATGGACAACTGGATCGTTAAATGA
- the ispE gene encoding 4-(cytidine 5'-diphospho)-2-C-methyl-D-erythritol kinase: protein MMTHWPSPAKLNLFLYITGQRADGYHTLQTLFQFIDYGDTISIELRQDGQICLLTPVEGVAHEDNLIVRAARLLMKAAAESGRLPAGSGADIRIEKRLPMGGGLGGGSSNAATVLVALNHLWGCGLSQDELAALGLTLGADVPVFVRGHAAFAEGVGEILSPAEPPEKWYLVAHPGVSIPTPVIFKDPDLKRNTPIRSIETLLNCEFSNDCEDIARKRFREVDAVLSWLLEYAPSRLTGTGACVFAEFDTESAARQVLEQAPVWLHGFVARGMNTSPLQQAILAQTEFR, encoded by the coding sequence ATGATGACCCACTGGCCCTCTCCGGCAAAGCTGAACCTGTTTTTATACATTACCGGCCAGCGTGCTGACGGTTATCACACCCTGCAGACGCTGTTTCAGTTTATTGACTATGGCGACACGATCTCCATTGAACTGCGCCAGGACGGGCAGATTTGCCTGCTAACGCCGGTCGAAGGCGTGGCGCATGAGGACAACCTGATCGTGCGCGCCGCGCGTCTGCTGATGAAAGCTGCGGCGGAATCAGGACGTCTGCCCGCGGGAAGCGGTGCGGATATCCGTATCGAGAAGCGCCTGCCGATGGGCGGCGGTCTGGGCGGCGGCTCATCCAATGCAGCCACCGTGCTGGTTGCGCTGAACCACCTCTGGGGCTGCGGGCTGTCGCAGGACGAACTGGCAGCCCTGGGCCTGACGCTGGGGGCGGATGTTCCGGTGTTTGTGCGCGGTCATGCGGCTTTTGCCGAGGGCGTGGGGGAAATCCTCTCCCCGGCTGAACCGCCGGAGAAGTGGTATCTGGTTGCCCATCCTGGCGTGAGTATTCCGACGCCGGTCATCTTTAAAGATCCTGACCTGAAAAGGAATACCCCGATTCGGTCAATAGAAACGTTATTAAATTGTGAATTCAGCAACGATTGCGAGGATATCGCAAGAAAACGTTTTCGCGAGGTTGATGCGGTGCTTTCCTGGCTGTTAGAATACGCGCCGTCGCGCCTGACTGGTACAGGGGCCTGTGTCTTTGCTGAATTTGACACCGAATCCGCCGCTCGTCAGGTGCTTGAGCAAGCGCCGGTTTGGCTGCATGGTTTTGTAGCACGCGGGATGAACACCTCCCCCCTACAGCAAGCCATTCTGGCGCAGACTGAGTTTCGGTGA
- the prs gene encoding ribose-phosphate diphosphokinase translates to MPDMKLFAGNATPELAQRIANRLYTSLGDAAVGRFSDGEVSVQINENVRGGDIFIIQSTCAPTNDNLMELVVMVDALRRASAGRITAVIPYFGYARQDRRVRSARVPITAKVVADFLSSVGVDRVLTVDLHAEQIQGFFDVPVDNVFGSPILLEDMLQLNLDNPIVVSPDIGGVVRARAIAKLLNDTDMAIIDKRRPRANVSQVMHIIGDVAGRDCVLVDDMIDTGGTLCKAAEALKERGAKRVFAYATHPIFSGNAVNNLRNSVIDEVVVCDTIPLSDEIKALPNVRTLTLSGMLAEAIRRISNEESISAMFEH, encoded by the coding sequence GTGCCTGATATGAAGCTTTTTGCTGGTAACGCCACCCCGGAACTAGCACAACGTATTGCCAACCGCCTGTACACTTCCCTCGGCGACGCCGCCGTAGGTCGCTTTAGCGACGGCGAAGTCAGCGTACAAATTAACGAAAATGTACGCGGTGGTGATATTTTCATCATCCAGTCCACCTGTGCTCCAACAAACGACAACCTGATGGAACTGGTTGTTATGGTCGACGCCCTGCGTCGCGCTTCCGCAGGCCGTATCACTGCTGTAATCCCTTACTTCGGCTATGCCCGTCAGGACCGTCGCGTCCGTTCCGCGCGTGTGCCAATTACCGCTAAAGTTGTCGCTGACTTCCTGTCCAGCGTCGGCGTTGACCGCGTACTGACCGTTGACCTGCACGCTGAGCAGATCCAGGGCTTCTTCGACGTTCCGGTTGATAACGTATTCGGCAGCCCAATCCTGCTGGAAGACATGCTGCAGCTGAACCTGGATAACCCAATCGTGGTTTCTCCGGACATCGGCGGCGTTGTACGTGCCCGTGCTATCGCTAAGCTGCTGAACGATACCGACATGGCAATCATCGATAAACGCCGTCCGCGCGCAAACGTTTCTCAGGTGATGCACATCATCGGTGACGTTGCTGGCCGTGACTGCGTTCTGGTTGATGACATGATCGATACCGGCGGTACGCTGTGTAAAGCCGCTGAAGCGCTGAAAGAGCGTGGTGCCAAGCGCGTATTCGCTTACGCGACTCACCCGATCTTCTCCGGTAACGCGGTAAACAACCTGCGCAACTCCGTCATTGACGAAGTGGTGGTATGCGATACCATTCCACTGAGCGACGAGATCAAAGCACTGCCAAACGTGCGCACGTTGACCCTGTCCGGGATGCTGGCCGAAGCGATTCGTCGTATCAGCAACGAAGAATCCATCTCAGCAATGTTCGAACACTAA